TTTCTAATATAGAATTAAATTATTTAAGGGAGGTATCATATGATTGCAGCTTTTTTTGATATTGATGGAACTATTTTTAGAAACTCTCTTTTAACTGAACATTTTAAAAAATTGATTAAATATGATTTGTTAGATTTTAGAGAATATGATAGAAGAGTTAAAGAGGCGTTTAAACTTTGGGATGAGAGGGTTGGAAACTACGATAGTTATCTTGAAGATCTTACAGGTACATATGTTGATGCTATAAAAGGTCTTCCAATAAAATATAACGATTTTGTAGCTGATAAAGTGGTAGAATTGAAAGGAAACAAGGTATATACCTATACTAGAGAGATGATCAAGTGGCACAAATCACAGGGACACCTTGTAATCTTCATCTCTGGTAGTCCTGATTTTTTAGTGTCTAGAATGGCTAAAAAATGGAATGCAGATGATTTTTGTGGTTCTACTTATCACACTTGTGAAAATGGAACTTTTACTGGAGAGATCTCTCCAATGTGGGATTCAAAAAATAAATTAAAGTCTATCCATATGTTTTGTGAAAAATATAATATCGACTTAGATAAAAGTTTTGCCTATGGAGATACCCATGGAGATATAACTATGTTGGAACTAGTTGGTCATCCTAAGGCTATCAATCCTAGTTTAGAGTTATTAACTAATATCAAAAACACACCTAGTTTAAAGGATAAAACAGAGATCATAATTGAAAGAAAAGATGTCATATACTCTGTTAATTCTGATGTTAAAGTTTTAAATAACAACTTATAATAGAAAAATAGTGATCTTAGCTCTTGAACTTTGATCACTATTTTTTAATGTTTTAAATTAGATATTTTCCTATTTGGAATATTAAAGTTGAAGCTACATATGGAACAACTAGCATAATTCCAACTACTTTCCATAAATATTTCCAACCAAACTCCTGCTTAATAGCTCCTAATGTTGTTACACAAGGAACAACTAAAAGAATAAATGCCATAAATGAGTAAGCTCTTACTGGTGCTAATTTATCATCAGGCCAAAGATTAAATGTAGCTTTTATTATTCCTCTTCCCTCTTCTTCTATCTCCTCTGGTGTTGGCATCTTAAATCTTGCCATATCTAAACTCACTATTCCTACTACTGATTTTTTTACTGCTACTCCCAACTTTTTTACTTGGAAAACTAAATCTTGAACAATTGTTGTCTCCTCTACCTCTTCAGTGACAACTTCCTCATCACTCTCCAATGGTAATGCTTGTGATAAAAATCCTACTACTACCTCTTTAGCTACCATACTTGGAATGATTGCTGCTACTGTTTCCCATCTATCTCCAAATCCTGTAGGCTTCATCACTGGAGCAAAAGTATGTCCAAATTTAGCTATATATGATGTGTTT
This region of Fusobacterium sp. SYSU M8D902 genomic DNA includes:
- a CDS encoding HAD-IB family hydrolase yields the protein MIAAFFDIDGTIFRNSLLTEHFKKLIKYDLLDFREYDRRVKEAFKLWDERVGNYDSYLEDLTGTYVDAIKGLPIKYNDFVADKVVELKGNKVYTYTREMIKWHKSQGHLVIFISGSPDFLVSRMAKKWNADDFCGSTYHTCENGTFTGEISPMWDSKNKLKSIHMFCEKYNIDLDKSFAYGDTHGDITMLELVGHPKAINPSLELLTNIKNTPSLKDKTEIIIERKDVIYSVNSDVKVLNNNL